In a single window of the Equus quagga isolate Etosha38 chromosome 7, UCLA_HA_Equagga_1.0, whole genome shotgun sequence genome:
- the SRCAP gene encoding helicase SRCAP isoform X2: protein MQSSPSPAHPQLPILHSQMVSDGMTGSNPVSPASSSSPASSGAGGISPQHIAQDSSLDGPPGPPDGATVPLEGLSLPQAADLANKGPKWEKSHAEIAEQAKHEAEIETRIAELRKEGFWSLKRLPKVPEPPRPKGHWDYLCEEMQWLSADFAQERRWKRGVARKVVRMVIRHHEEQRQKEERARREEQAKLRRIASTMAKDVRQFWSSVEKVVQFKQQSRLEEKRKKALDLHLDFIVGQTEKYSDLLSQSLNQPLASSKAGSSPCLGSSSAASSPPPPVARLDDEDGDFQPQEEEEEDDEETIEVEEQQEGNDAETQRREIELLRREGELPLEELLRSLPPQLLGGPSSPSRTPSSRDSDTRDGPEEGGEEEPSQVLKVKPTPSSVTQCNKKPWHADEDDEEFTANEDEAEDEEDTIAAEEQLEGEVDHAMELSELAREGELSVEELLQQYAGAYASDASAPGSGSSEEEDEDEVEANSSDFEPEGATEAEEAPQEDSSSQSDSAEEQSEDEEDEHSEEEETSGSSESEESESDESEESQSQSQADEEEEEDDDFGVEYLLARDEERSEVDGGSGPPTPGPTTTLGPKKEITDIAAAAESLQPKGYTLATTQVKTPIPLLLRGQLREYQHIGLDWLVTMYEKKLNGILADEMGLGKTIQTISLLAHLACEKGNWGPHLIIVPTSVMLNWEMELKRWCPSFKILTYYGAQKERKLKRQGWTKPNAFHVCITSYKLVLQDHQAFRRKNWRYLILDEAQNIKNFKSQRWQSLLNFNSQRRLLLTGTPLQNSLMELWSLMHFLMPHVFQSHREFKEWFSNPLTGMIEGSQEYNEGLVKRLHKVLRPFLLRRVKVDVEKQMPKKYEHVIRCRLSKRQRCLYDDFMAQTTTKETLATGHFMSVINILMQLRKVCNHPNLFDPRPVTSSFITPGICFSTASLVLRATDVHPLQRIDMGRFDLIGLEGRVSRYEADTFLPRHRLSRRALLEVATAPDPPPRPKPVKMKVNRMLQPVPKQEGRTVVVVNSPRTPLGPVPVRPPPGPELSAPPTPGPTPPVLPAPLMVSPSPAGPPLIPASRPPGPVLLPPLQPNSGPLPQVLPSPLGVLSGTSRPPTPTLSLKPAPPAPVRLSPAPPPGSSSLLKPLTVPPGYTFPSAAATTTSTTIATAPTTAVPAPTPASQRLILSPDMQARLPSGEVVSIGQLASLAQRPVASAGGSKPLTFQIQGNKLTLTGAQVRQLAVGQPRPLQMPPTMVNNTGVVKIVVRQAPRDGLTPVPPLAPAPRPPSSGLPAVLTPRPTLTPGRLPTPTLGTARAPIPTSTLVRPLLKLVHSPSPEVSASAPGAAPLAISSPVPVPSSLPGPASLPGPASSPVPVPNSSTLASPVSSTVSLPVSSSLPISISSTLPAPVSAPVTIPISTPLPVSPSGPALLTNVTPALAPVVSAAPGPPSLAPAGASPSASALTLGLATTPSLSPSQAPGHPLLLAPTSSHVPGLNSAMAPACSPVLVPASALANPFPAAPNPAPAQASLLAPAPSASQALATSLAPMVAPQTAILAPSPAPSLAPLPVLAPSPGPAPVLAPSQTPVLASSSTPGTPLASASSLVPAPPPVLAPSSTQTMVPAPVPSPLPSPASTQTLALAPALASTLGGSSPSQTLSLGAGNSQGPFPAQTLSLTPASSLVPAPAQTLSLAPGPPLGPSQTLSLAPASPMGLAPAHTLTLAPVSSSASLLAPASVQTLTLNPAPVPVPTLGPTAAQTLALAPASTQAPASQASSLVVSASGAAPLPVTMVSRLPVSKDEPETLTLLSGPPSPPSTATSFSGSRPRRQPPPPPRSPFYLDSLEEKRKRQRSERLERIFQLSEAHGALAPVYGTEVLDFCTLPQPVASPIGPHSPGPSHPTFWTYTEAARQAVLFPQQRLDQLSEIIERFIFVMPPVEAPPPSLHACHPPPWLAPRQAAFQEQLACELWPRARPLHRIVCNMRTQFPDLRLIQYDCGKLQTLAVLLRQLKAEGHRVLIFTQMTRMLDVLEQFLTYHGHLYLRLDGSTRVEQRQALMERFNADKRIFCFILSTRSGGVGVNLTGADTVVFYDSDWNPTMDAQAQDRCHRIGQTRDVHIYRLISERTVEENILKKANQKRMLGDMAIEGGNFTTAYFKQQTIRELFDMPLEEPSGSSLPSAAEEEEETVASKQTHILEQALCRAEDEEDIRAATQAKAEQVAELAEFNENDVFPAGDGEEAGRPGAEDEEMSRAEQEIAALVEQLTPIERYAMKFLEASLEEVSREELKQAEEQVEAARKDLDQAKEEVFRLPQEEEEGPGVGDEVSSGTSGGSHRRSKKAKAPERPGTRVSERLRGARAETQGANHTPVTSTHHTRSTSTPPRCSPARERVPRPVPRPRPTPASAPATIPAPIPISAPNPITMLPVHILPSPPLLPSQIPPSCSSACTPPPACTPPPAHTPPPAQTSLLTPSSPLLLGLPSVPVSPPVTNLPLGLEPEAELCAQTLASTESLELADMASSETLTLVPAKDLLPVAVEILPMSEKNISLTSTAPSPTLEAGSVPNGQEQEVPEPAEGTILTVLPDGEEVPTCLSESNGLELPPSVASDELLQEPLEADKNSEELVESQTATSSPEKPQDRVSAEVAAPSTSSSATSSPEGSSPVRPPRRRTSADVEIRGQGAGRPGQPPGPKVLRKLPGRLVTVVEEKELVRRRRQQRGTASTLVPGVSETGASPGSPSTRSMSGPESSPSTSGPCEAAPPSSLSTPTQQPFIARRHIELGVTGGGSPENGEGALLAITPPAVKRRRGRPPKKNRSPADAGRGVDEVPSSISKGKTNGADPDPGAETLIVAEPVLGPQVIPGPQPLGPQPIHRPEPILSPVEKRRRGRPPKARDLPIPGTISSPGDGNLESRTQPLPLPPPLPPLPPLLACPTATVANTVSTLTISTSPPKRKRGRPPKNPPSPRPSQLPVLDRDSSSILESCGLGRRRQPQVQGESEGSSSDEDGSRPLTRLARLRLEAEGMRGRKSEGSMVVAVIQDDLDLDSGPGGLELTAPMVSLAPKLRSTRLRPGSLVPPLETEKVPRKRAGAPVGGGPALAKRGRLQPPSPLGPEGSVEESEAEVSGEEEEEDGTLRRRPAPRRLGGATNQGDQRILRSSAPPHLAGPTISHRGRKAKT from the exons ATGcagagcagcccctcccctgctcaccCTCAGCTCCCAATCCTGCATTCACAG ATGGTGTCGGACGGCATGACAGGCAGCAATCCTGTGTCCCCTGCCTCATCCAGTTCCCCAGCCTCTAGTGGGGCAGGTGGCATCTCCCCCCAGCATATAGCTCAAGATTCCTCTCTGGATGGACCTCCAGGGCCCCCAGATGGTGCCACAGTGCCCCTGGAGGGGCTTAGCTTACCCCAGGCTGCTGACCTGGCTAACAAGGGCCCAAAATGGGAGAAGAGCCATGCTGAGATTGCAGAGCAGGCCAAGCAT GAGGCTGAGATTGAGACTCGGATTGCGGAGCTGCGGAAGGAGGGTTTCTGGTCACTGAAGAGGCTGCCTAAAGTACCTGAGCCTCCCCGCCCCAAAGGCCACTGGGACTATCTATGTGAGGAGATGCAGTGGCTCTCTGCTGACTTTGCTCAGGAGCGTCGTTGGAAACGGGGTGTGGCCCGTAAG GTGGTGCGCATGGTGATCCGGCACCACGAGGAGCAGCGGCAGAAAGAGGAACGGGCCcggagggaggagcaggccaAGCTGCGCCGAATTGCCTCCACCATGGCCAAGGATGTCAGGCAGTTCTGGAGCAGCGTGGAGAAG GTGGTGCAATTCAAGCAACAGTCCCGACTCGAGGAAAAGCGCAAAAAAGCTCTGGACTTGCACCTGGACTTCATTGTGGGGCAAACTGAAAAGTACTCAGACCTTCTGTCTCAGAGCCTCAACCAGCCACTAGCCTCCAGCAAAGCTGGCTCTTCTCCTTGCCTTGGCTCTTCCTCAGCTGCCTCTAGTCCTCCACCCCCAGTTGCCCGGCTGGATGATGAAG ATGGGGACTTCCAACcccaagaggaggaggaagaggatgatgAGGAGACAATTGAGGTTGAAGAACAGCAGGAAGGCAATGATGCAGAGACCCAGAGACGTGAGATTGAGCTGCTTCGACGTGAGGGAGAACTGCCACTGGAAGAGCTGCTCCGTTCCCTCCCCCCTCAGCTGCTAGGAGGGCCTTCCAGCCCCTCGAGAACCCCCTCATCTCGTGATAGTGACACCCGAGATGGGCCTGAAGAAGGTGGTGAAGAAGAGCCTTCTCAGGTGTTGAAG GTAAAGCCCACACCCTCCTCTGTCACACAGTGCAACAAAAAACCTTGGCATGCAGATGAGGATGACGAAGAGTTTACTGCCAATGAGGATGAAG CGGAGGATGAAGAGGACACCATCGCAGCTGAGGAGCAGTTGGAAGGGGAGGTGGATCATGCCATGGAGCTGAGCGAGTTGGCTCGAGAAG GTGAGCTGTCTGTGGAGGAGCTACTGCAGCAGTATGCAGGAGCCTATGCTTCTGATGCCTCTGCACCAGGTTCTGGGAGTAgtgaagaggaagatgaagatgAGGTTGAGGCTAACAGCTCTGACTTTGAACCAGAGGGGGCCACAGAAGCTGAAGAGGCTCCTCAAGAGGATAGTAGCAGTCAGTCAG ACTCTGCTGAGGAGCAGAGCGAggatgaggaagatgagcattcagaggaggaggaaacaagTGGAAGTTCAGAATCAGAAGAATCTGAATCTGATGAATCTGAGGAGTCCCAGTCACAGAGCCAagcagatgaggaagaggaggaagatgatgacTTTGGGGTGGAGTACTTGCTTGCCCGGGATGAAGAACGGAGTGAGGTAGATGGTGGCAGTGGACCTCCCACCCCTGGGCCCACCACCACTCTAGGCCCTAAGAAAGAAATTACTGACATCGCTGCAGCAGCTGAAAGTCTCCAGCCCAAGGGTTACACCTTGGCCACTACCCAG GTGAAGACACCCATCCCCCTGCTCTTGCGGGGCCAGCTCCGGGAGTACCAACACATTGGGCTGGACTGGCTGGTTACTATGTATGAGAAGAAGCTTAATGGCATTCTTGCTGATGAGATGGGGCTAGGCAAAACAATCCAGACCATCTCCCTGCTTGCCCACTTGGCTTGTGAGAAAG GTAACTGGGGTCCCCATTTGATCATTGTTCCCACCAGTGTGATGTTGAACTGGGAAATGGAGCTGAAACGTTGGTGCCCTAGCTTTAAAATCCTCACTTACTATGGAgcccagaaagagaggaagctCAAGCGGCAG GGCTGGACCAAGCCCAATGCCTTCCATGTGTGTATCACGTCTTACAAGCTGGTGCTGCAGGACCACCAGGCCTTCCGCCGCAAGAACTGGCGCTATCTCATTCTGGATGAGGCTCAGAACATCAAGAACTTCAAGTCACAGCGCTGGCAATCACTGCTCAATTTCAAcag CCAGAGACGCCTGCTCCTGACAGGAACTCCCTTGCAGAACAGTCTTATGGAGCTGTGGTCCTTGATGCACTTTTTGATGCCCCATGTCTTCCAGTCTCATCGGGAGTTCAAAGAATGGTTCTCTAACCCCCTAACTGGCATGATTGAGGGCAGCCAAGAGTACAATGAAGGTCTAGTCAAACGCCTCCATAAG GTTTTGCGGCCTTTTTTGCTGCGCCGAGTTAAGGTGGATGTTGAGAAGCAGATGCCTAAAAAGTATGAGCATGTTATCCGCTGCCGGCTCTCCAAGCGCCAACGCTGTCTCTATGATGACTTCATGGCACAGACTAC aaCTAAGGAGACACTAGCCACGGGCCATTTCATGAGCGTCATCAACATTTTGATGCAGCTGCGAAAAGTCTGCAATCATCCAAACCTGTTTGACCCTCGACCTGTTACCTCCTCTTTCATCACCCCAGGCATCTGCTTCAGCACCGCCTCTCTGGTGCTAAGGGCCACTGATGTCCACCCCCTCCAG CGGATAGACATGGGTCGCTTTGATCTTATTGGCCTGGAGGGTCGTGTCTCTAGATATGAGGCTGACACATTTCTACCCCGACACCGCCTCTCCCGCCGGGCACTGCTCGAGGTTGCTACTGCTCCTGACCCCCCACCCCGGCCCAAGCCAGTCAAGATGAAGGTCAACAG GATGCTGCAGCCAGTGCCCAAGCAAGAAGGCCGGACAGTGGTGGTGGTGAACAGCCCACGGACCCCCCTGGGCCCTGTCCCAGTTCGACCCCCTCCAGGCCCTGAGCTCTCAGCCCCGCCTACCCCTGGCCCGACCCCCCCAGTGCTGCCAGCACCACTGATGGTGTCGCCCTCACCTGCTGGGCCCCCGCTTATTCCAGCATCCCGGCCTCCTGGCCCTGTTCTGTTGCCCCCACTGCAACCAAACAGTGGTCCTCTACCCCAGG TGTTGCCATCCCCCCTGGGGGTCCTGAGTGGGACCTCACGGCCTCCCACGCCAACCCTGTCCCTGAAGCCGGCCCCACCTGCCCCTGTTCGCCtgagccctgccccacccccaggctcttCCAGCCTTTTGAAGCCCCTGACAGTACCACCAGGCTATACCTTCccttctgctgctgccaccaccacctctACCACCATAGCCACTGCTCCCACCACAGCAGTGCCAGCTCCTACTCCTGCATCACAGCGCCTCATCCTGTCTCCTGATATGCAGGCTCGCCTGCCCT CAGGTGAAGTGGTCAGCATCGGGCAGTTGGCCTCACTGGCACAACGTCCAGTGGCTAGTGCAGGGGGAAGCAAACCTCTCACCTTCCAAATCCAGGGCAACAAGCTGACTTTGACTGGTGCCCAGGTGCGCCAGCTTGCTGTGGGGCAGCCCCGCCCGCTGCAAA TGCCACCAACCATGGTGAATAATACAGGCGTGGTGAAGATTGTAGTGAGACAGGCCCCTCGGGATGGACTGACTCCTGTTCCTCCGTTGGCCCCAGCACCCCGACCTCCAAGCTCTGGGCTTCCAGCTGTGTTGACTCCACGCCCCACATTAACCCCTGGCCGACTACCCACACCTACTCTGGGTACTGCCCGGGCCCCCATACCCACGTCCACTCTGGTGAGGCCCCTTCTCAAGCTGGTCCACAGTCCTTCGCCCGAAGTCAGTG CTTCAGCACCCGGAGCTGCTCCCTTGGCCATCTCTTCTCCTGTCCCTGTGCCATCCTCACTCCCTGGGCCAGCCTCACTCCCTGGGCCAGCCTCTTCTCCAGTGCCAGTTCCCAACTCCTCTACCCTTGCTAGTCCTGTGTCCTCTACAGTCTCACTTCCAGTGTCATCTTCACTCCCCATCTCTATCTCCTCCACACTTCCTGCCCCAGTCTCCGCTCCAGTCACCATCCCCATATCAACCCCCTTGCCTGTTTCGCCTTCGGGTCCAGCTCTGTTGACCAATGTGACTCCAGCACTGGCACCTGTTGTCTCAGCGGCTCCTGGACCTCCCTCTTTGGCACCAGCTGGGGCTTCCCCGTCAGCGTCAGCCTTGACTCTAGGTTTGGCCACAACTCCATCCCTGTCCCCATCTCAGGCACCGGGTCACCCTCTGTTGTTGGCTCCAACCTCTTCACATGTTCCAGGGTTGAACTCAGCCATGGCCCCAGCATGTTCACCTGTCCTGGTGCCAGCTTCTGCTCTGGCCAATCCTTTTCCGGCAGCACCAAATCCAGCTCCAGCTCAGGCTTCCCTTCTGGCTCCAGCACCTTCTGCATCTCAGGCTCTAGCCACCTCTCTGGCTCCCATGGTGGCTCCACAGACAGCAATCCTggctccttctccagctccttccctggCTCCTCTTCCAGTCCTGGCTCCATCGCCAGGTCCCGCTCCTGTACTGGCTCCATCGCAGACTCCAGTTCTGGCTTCATCATCTACTCCGGGAACTCCTTtagcctcagcttcttcactgGTGCCAGCCCCACCTCCTGTGTTGGCTCCATCATCAACTCAAACTATGGTACCAGCCCCAGTTCCGTCACCTCTTCCGAGCCCGGCTTCTACACAGACACTGGCCTTAGCTCCAGCTTTAGCATCCACTCTTGGTGGCTCGTCTCCTTCTCAGACACTCTCTTTGGGAGCAGGGAACTCCCAGGGGCCCTTTCCAGCTCAGACATTGTCATTGACTCCAGCATCATCACTAGTACCAGCTCCAGCCCAGACACTGTCTTTGGCACCAGGACCACCACTGGGTCCATCTCAGACGCTGTCTCTGGCTCCAGCTTCTCCGATGGGCCTGGCCCCAGCTCACACGCTGACTTTGGCTCCAGTATCATCATCTGCTTCACTCCTGGCCCCAGCTTCAGTGCAAACACTGACCTTGAACCCAGCCCCAGTTCCAGTGCCCACCTTGGGCCCAACTGCAGCTCAGACTCTGGCACTGGCCCCAGCCTCAACACAGGCCCCAGCTTCCCAGGCATCCTCCCTTGTGGTTTCAGCATCTGGCGCCGCTCCCTTGCCTGTCACCATGGTATCCCGGCTGCCTGTTTCCAAGGATGAGCCTGAGACACTGACATTGCTCTCTGgtccccccagccctccctccactGCTACCTCGTTCAGTGGTTCCCGGCCTCGACGccaacccccaccaccacctcgtTCCCCTTTCTACCTG GACTCTTTGGAGGAAAAGCGAAAGCGGCAGCGGTCTGAACGCCTGGAACGGATTTTCCAACTTAGTGAGGCTCATGGGGCCCTGGCACCAGTGTATGGGACTGAAGTCTTGGATTTCTGTACCCTGCCCCAACCTGTTGCCAGCCCTATCGGCCCTCATTCTCCTGGTCCCAGCCATCCCACCTTTTGGACTTATACCGAGGCTGCCCGCCAGGCTGTACTGTTTCCCCAGCAACGACTAGACCAGCTGTCAGAAATCATTGAGAG gtTCATCTTTGTCATGCCTCCTGTGGAGGCACCTCCCCCTTCCCTACATGCCTGCCACCCACCTCCTTGGCTGGCCCCACGTCAGGCAGCCTTCCAGGAGCAGTTGGCCTGTGAGCTCTGGCCCCGGGCTCGTCCTCTGCACCGTATTGTATGTAACATGCGCACCCAGTTCCCTGACTTGAGGCTCATCCAGTATGATTGTG GAAAGTTGCAAACATTGGCAGTGCTCTTGCGACAGCTGAAGGCGGAGGGCCACCGGGTGCTCATATTCACCCAGATGACCCGAATGCTGGATGTATTGGAGCAGTTTCTCACCTACCACGGCCACCTCTACTTGCGTCTGGATGGGTCTACTAGAGTTGAACAGAGACAG GCCTTGATGGAACGATTCAATGCAGACAAACGCATCTTCTGCTTCATCCTTTCAACTCGGAGTGGGGGTGTGGGTGTGAATCTAACAGGAGCAGACACTGTTGTGTTTTATGACAGCGACTGGAATCCCACCATGGATGCTCAGGCCCAGGATCGCTGTCACCGAATTGGCCAGACTCGAGATGTCCACATTTATAG GCTTATCAGTGAACGGACAGTGGAGGAGAACATCCTAAAAAAGGCAAATCAGAAGAGAATGTTGGGAGACATGGCCATTGAGGGAGGCAACTTCACCACTGCCTATTTTAAACAG CAGACCATCCGAGAGCTGTTTGATATGCCCCTGGAGGAGCCATCTGGCTCATCTCTACCCTCTGCCgctgaagaggaggaagagactgtGGCTAGCAAGCAGACCCATATCTTGGAGCAG GCATTGTGTCGGGCAGAGGATGAAGAGGATATCCGTGCGGCCACCCAGGCCAAGGCTGAACAGGTGGCTGAGCTTGCAGAATTCAATGAGAATGATGTGTTTCCTGCTGGTGATGGAGAGGAGGCTGGTCGGCCTGGGGCTGAGGATGAGGAAATGTCCCGGGCTGAGCAGGAAATTGCTGCCCTTGTAGAACAG CTGACCCCCATTGAGCGTTATGCCATGAAATTCCTGGAAGCCTCACTGGAGGAGGTGAGCCGAGAGGAACTCAAGCAGGCAGAA GAGCAAGTGGAAGCTGCCCGCAAGGACCTGGACCAAGCCAAGGAGGAGGTGTTCCGCCTAccccaagaggaggaggaggggccagggGTTGGGGATGAGGTTTCCTCTGGGACTAGTGGAGGCAGCCACCGGCGCAGTAAGAAAGCCAAGGCCCCTGAAAGGCCAGGGACTCGCGTCAGTGAGCGTCTACGTGGAGCCCGGGCTGAGACTCAAGGGGCAAACCACACTCCTGTCACATCCACCCATCACACCCGCAGCACCTCCACACCTCCCCGCTGCAGTCCTGCCAGGGAGCGAGTTCCCCGGCCAGTGCCTAGGCCTCGACCCactccagcctcagctcctgcTACAATCCCTGCCCCAATCCCCATTTCAGCCCCAAATCCAATAACCATGCTTCCTGTCCATATCTTGCCTTCTCccccacttcttccttctcagaTTCCTCCCTCTTGTTCTTCTGCCTGtacccctcctcctgcctgtacCCCTCCACCAGCTCATACCCCACCTCCAGCCCAAACCTCTCTCTtaactccttcctcccctctcctgcttgGTTTACCTTCTGTGCCCGTCTCCCCGCCAGTCACCAACCTCCCTTTGGGCTTGGAGCCTGAGGCAGAGCTGTGTGCACAAACATTGGCATCTACTGAGTCCCTGGAGCTGGCTGATATGGCCAGTTCTGAGACGCTTACTCTTGTGCCCGCTAAGGATCTGTTGCCAGTTGCTGTTGAGATCCTGCCTATGTCAGAGAAGAACATTTCTCTCACCTCTACTGCACCTAGCCCAACTCTGGAGGCTGGCAGTGTCCCCAACGGTCAAGAGCAAGAGGTGCCAGAGCCTGCCGAGGGGACCATCCTCACAGTGCTGCCTGATGGTGAGGAGGTGCCTACGTGTCTGAGTGAGAGCAATGGGCTGGAGCTCCCACCCTCAGTGGCATCTGATGAGCTGCTTCAGGAGCCGTTGGAAGCTGACAAGAACTCAGAAGAGCTGGTGGAGTCCCAGACCGCAACCTCCAGCCCTGAGAAGCCACAGGACCGTGTTTCAGCTGAGGTGGCAGCCCCATCAACCTCATCCTCGGCCACCTCTTCACCTGAGGGTTCTTCACCTGTCCGGCCCCCTCGGCGTCGCACCAGTGCCGATGTAGAAATTAGGGGTCAGGGGGCTGGTCGGCCAGGACAGCCTCCAGGCCCCAAAGTGCTTCGCAAGCTGCCAGGACGGCTAGTGACTGTTGTAGAGGAAAAGGAACTGGTGAGGCGACGGCGACAGCAGCGGGGAACTGCCAGCACCCTAGTGCCTGGGGTCTCTGAGACTGGTGCCAGCCCGGGAAGCCCATCTACCCGCAGCATGTCAGGGCCGGAATCCTCACCTTCCACCAGTGGTCCCTGTGAAGCTGCTCCCCCATCCTCACTGTCCACCCCAACTCAGCAGCCCTTCATAGCTCGCCGTCACATTGAGCTGGGGGTGACTGGTGGGGGCAGCCCAGAGAATGGAGAAGGGGCACTGCTTGCCATCACACCTCCTGCTGTGAAACGTCGGAGGGGGAGGCCCCCCAAGAAGAACAGGTCTCCAGCAGATGCTGGGCGCGGGGTGGATGAGGTGCCTTCATCCATCTCTAAGGGAAAAACCAATGGGGCTGACCCAGACCCTGGGGCTGAAACCCTTATTGTTGCGGAGCCTGTTCTGGGACCCCAGGTTATTCCTGGGCCCCAACCTCTTGGACCCCAGCCAATTCATAGACCCGAGCCCATCCTGTCACCTGTGGAGAAAAGAAGGCGTGGGCGACCCCCTAAGGCACGAGATTTGCCCATTCCTGGGACCATTTCCTCTCCAGGGGATGGCAACTTAGAGAGCCGGACACAGCCACTCCCACTACCACCACCCCTGCCACCACTTCCACCACTCCTAGCCTGTCCCACTGCTACTGTCGCCAACACTGTCTCTACTCTCACCATTTCAACATCCCCCCCCAAGCGGAAGCGGGGCCGACCTCCCAAGAATCCACCATCACCTCGGCCCAGTCAACTGCCTGTCTTGGACCGTGATAGCTCTTCTATCCTTGAGAGCTGTGGCTTGGGGAGGCGGCGGCAACCCCAGGTTCAAGGGGAGAGTGAGGGTAGTTCCTCTGATGAGGATGGAAGCCGCCCCCTCACCCGCCTTGCCCGCTTGCGGCTTGAAGCAGAGGGAATGCGGGGACGAAAGAGTGAAGGGTCCATGGTGGTGGCTGTAATTCAGGATGACCTGGATCTAGATAGTGGGCCTGGTGGGTTAGAATTGACAGCTCCCATGGTCTCATTAGCTCCAAAATTGCGCTCAACCCGGCTGCGTCCAGGGTCTCTAGTCCCCCCGCTAGAGACTGAGAAGGTGCCTCGCAAACGGGCAGGGGCCCCAGTTGGTGGGGGTCCTGCCTTGGCAAAGCGTGGCCGCCTACAGCCCCCAAGTCCCCTGGGGCCTGAGGGTTCAGTAGAGGAGTCTGAGGCCGAAGTCTcaggtgaggaagaggaagaggatgggaCCCTACGCCGCCGACCTGCCCCTCGCCGGCTTGGTGGGGCTACCAACCAAGGGGACCAGCGAATCCTGCGCAGCAgtgcccctccccacctggctGGCCCTACCATTAGTCACAGAGGCCGCAAGGCCAAGACGTGA